One segment of Triticum aestivum cultivar Chinese Spring chromosome 2A, IWGSC CS RefSeq v2.1, whole genome shotgun sequence DNA contains the following:
- the LOC123189618 gene encoding uncharacterized CRM domain-containing protein At3g25440, chloroplastic isoform X2 — protein MVSVDDSGKPKAKRKKLKGKRAVTRFLKSLRWKKEREFQRMTAEEKILKKLKLARRKEERLLAALKKIEPNDPSEPTHDPEVLTPEEHFYFLKMGQKSKNYVPVGRRGIYQGVILNMHLHWKKHQTLQVIVKTFTPEEVKEIASELAVLSGGIVLSIEEGNTIIMYRGKNYAQPPPEIMSPKVALPRKKALDKSKYRDRLRALRRYIPRLEQELEYQHALTKLAGGLIGQSAAKDIAFISDSTNSVSVNKDSSSSVYNRTVSELLSENVERSEKLGDENSEVDDDSTSESITYSESEDLSDMFETDSEEQAEDSKERPLYLDRLDKFLPEKVDNESDDFEEHLRKIASLSDKADSPAKELKISELDEIDKIFLRASSLLKKR, from the exons ATGGTATCCGTTGATGATTCTGGCAAACCAAAAGCGAAGAGGAAAAAACTTAAAGGAAAGAGGGCCGTAACAAGGTTTTTGAAATCCTTGAGATGGAAAAAGGAAAGGGAATTTCAGAGAATGACCGCTGAGGAGAAGATTTTGAAAAAATTGAAGCTA GCTCGAAGGAAGGAAGAACGACTTCTTGCAGCTTTGAAGAAAATTGAGCCAAATGATCCTTCAGAACCCACACATGATCCTGAGGTTCTTACACCTGAAGAACACTTCTACTTCCTCAAGATGGGCCAAAAAAGTAAAAATTATGTGCCTGTTGGAAGACGTGGAATTTACCAGGGAGTGATCTTGAACATGCATTTGCACTGGAAAAAGCACCAAACCCTACAGGTAATTGTGAAGACATTCACACCAGAGGAGGTCAAGGAAATTGCCTCAGAGTTAGCAGTTCTAAGTGGTGGTATTGTGCTCAGCATTGAAGAAGGAAATACAATTATTATGTACAGAGGAAAAAACTATGCACAGCCACCACCCGAGATAATGTCACCAAAGGTTGCACTTCCTAGAAAGAAG GCACTGGACAAATCAAAGTATAGAGATCGCCTCCGAGCTCTTAGGCGGTACATTCCCAGGCTTGAGCAGGAGCTTGAATATCAGCACGCCCTGACGAAGTTAGCTGGAGGCCTTATAGGACAAAGTGCGGCGAAAGACATTGCTTTTATTTCAGACTCTACAAACAGTGTGTCCGTGAATAAAGATTCTTCTAGCTCAGTTTACAACAGAACTGTATCCGAACTCCTGTCAGAAAATGTAGAAAGGTCTGAGAAGTTGGGGGATGAAAATTCTGAGGTTGATGATGATTCAACTTCGGAGTCTATCACATATTCAGAATCCGAGGATCTCTCTGACATGTTTGAGACAGATTCAGAGGAGCAAGCAGAAGATAGCAAGGAGCGCCCTTTGTATCTAGATAGGCTGGATAAGTTTCTCCCAGAAAAAGTCGATAATGAATCAGATGATTTTGAGGAGCATCTGCGGAAGATTGCTTCACTCTCTGACAAGGCAGATTCACCCGCAAAAGAACTGAAAATCTCCGAGCTTGATGAGATCGATAAAATATTCCTAAGAGCTAGTTCATTGCTGAAGAAAAGGTGA
- the LOC100682429 gene encoding B-box zinc finger protein 24 — MRIQCDACEGAAATVVCCADEAALCARCDVQIHAANKLASKHQRLPLEAAPGLPRCDVCQDKPAFVFCVDDRALFCRDCDDSIHVQGTLSANHQRYIATGIRVGFSSVCSAHADTHPPPSKPKAPPTAAVPRAAPVSAAAQEVPSSPFLPSSGWAVEDLLQFSDYESSDKKGSPSPLGFKELEWFADIDLFHDDQAPAPKWGRTAAEVPELFASPQPASNTGFYKAAGARQSKKARVEMPDDDDEDYLLVPDLG; from the exons ATGAGGATCCAGTGCGACGCGTGCGAgggcgcggcggcgacggtggtgtgctGTGCAGACGAGGCGGCGCTGTGCGCGCGCTGCGACGTGCAGATCCACGCCGCCAACAAGCTGGCCAGCAAGCACCAGCGCCTGCCGCTCGAGGCCGCCCCCGGCCTCCCGCGCTGCGACGTGTGCCAGGACAAGCCGGCCTTCGTCTTCTGCGTGGACGACAGGGCGCTCTTCTGCCGTGACTGCGACGACTCCATCCACGTCCAGGGCACGCTCTCCGCCAACCACCAGCGCTACATCGCCACCGGCATCCGCGTCGGCTTCAGCTCCGTCTGCAGCGCCCACGCCGACACCCACCCGCCGCCCTCCAAGCCCAaggcgccgccgaccgccgccgtccCCAGGGCGGCACCGGTCTCCGCCGCAGCGCAGGAGGTGCCGTCCTCGCCGTTCCTGCCGTCGTCTGGCTGGGCCGTCGAGGACCTCCTGCAGTTCTCCGACTACGAGTCCAGCGACAAG AAGGGTTCTCCGTCTCCTCTCGGGTTCAAGGAGCTGGAGTGGTTCGCCGACATCGACCTGTTCCACGACGACCAGGCGCCGGCACCAAAGTGGGGCAGAACCGCCGCGGAGGTGCCCGAACTCTTCGCCTCGCCGCAGCCGGCCAGCAACACCGGCTTCTACAAGGCAGCCGGCGCGCGCCAGAGCAAGAAGGCGAGGGTGGAGAtgcccgacgacgacgacgaggactaccTCCTCGTTCCCGATCTTGGATGA
- the LOC123189617 gene encoding transcription factor bHLH153: MMMTQVANHSKRNHTDGYFSGKQQQQQQQVGAATATSSGSEEFGRMGSKKPRSASPRGSGGPISPREKKDKVGERVAALQQLVSPFGKTDTASVLQEASGYIKFLHQQLEVLSSPYMRPPPAPGAEPEDPEHYSLRNRGLCLVPVEQTLQLTQSNGADLWAPANTSRRT; the protein is encoded by the exons atgatgatgactCAAGTGGCCAACCACAGCAAGAGGAACCACACCGACGGCTACTTCAgcgggaagcagcagcagcagcagcagcaggtcggcgccgccaccgccaccagcaGCGGCTCGGAGGAGTTCGGCCGCATGGGGTCCAAGAAGCCGAGGAGCGCCAGTCCCAGGGGCAGCGGCGGCCCCATTTCTCCCAGG GAGAAGAAGGACAAGGTCGGCGAGAGAGTGGCGGCGCTGCAGCAGCTCGTGTCGCCATTTGGGAAG ACGGACACGGCTTCTGTTCTTCAGGAGGCGTCGGGCTACATCAAGTTCCTGCACCAGCAGCTCGAGGTTCTTAGCTCCCCGTACatgcgccctcctccggcgcccggCGCCGAGCCTGAG GACCCCGAGCACTACAGCCTGCGGAACCGCGGCCTGTGCCTGGTGCCGGTGGAGCAGACGCTGCAGCTGACCCAGAGCAACGGGGCCGACCTCTGGGCGCCGGCGAACACCAGCAGGCGCACCTGA
- the LOC123189618 gene encoding uncharacterized CRM domain-containing protein At3g25440, chloroplastic isoform X1 — translation MAGRLLLLRQATRRWRLQRTPPPPPCPSSGSVDATAPSHGTMRLSAPPPPYTFHKVFYQDDRFFSWPRSYNLQTCRSVHTSRPVNSQNQDTATGPQNTGAMVSVDDSGKPKAKRKKLKGKRAVTRFLKSLRWKKEREFQRMTAEEKILKKLKLARRKEERLLAALKKIEPNDPSEPTHDPEVLTPEEHFYFLKMGQKSKNYVPVGRRGIYQGVILNMHLHWKKHQTLQVIVKTFTPEEVKEIASELAVLSGGIVLSIEEGNTIIMYRGKNYAQPPPEIMSPKVALPRKKALDKSKYRDRLRALRRYIPRLEQELEYQHALTKLAGGLIGQSAAKDIAFISDSTNSVSVNKDSSSSVYNRTVSELLSENVERSEKLGDENSEVDDDSTSESITYSESEDLSDMFETDSEEQAEDSKERPLYLDRLDKFLPEKVDNESDDFEEHLRKIASLSDKADSPAKELKISELDEIDKIFLRASSLLKKR, via the exons ATGGCCGGTCGACTCCTCTTGCTCCGGCAGGCCACAAGGAGGTGGCGCCTCCAGCGTACACCACCTCCGCCCCCTTGCCCCTCGTCTGGCAGCGTAGATGCGACGGCGCCTTCCCACGGAACAATGAGGCTCAGCGCACCACCTCCGCC TTATACTTTTCACAAGGTTTTTTACCAAGACGACAGGTTCTTCAGTTGGCCACGAAGTTATAACCTTCAAACATGCCGTTCTGTCCATACCAGTCGACCTGTTAATAGTCAAAATCAAGATACGGCAACGGGTCCACAAAATACTGGGGCCATGGTATCCGTTGATGATTCTGGCAAACCAAAAGCGAAGAGGAAAAAACTTAAAGGAAAGAGGGCCGTAACAAGGTTTTTGAAATCCTTGAGATGGAAAAAGGAAAGGGAATTTCAGAGAATGACCGCTGAGGAGAAGATTTTGAAAAAATTGAAGCTA GCTCGAAGGAAGGAAGAACGACTTCTTGCAGCTTTGAAGAAAATTGAGCCAAATGATCCTTCAGAACCCACACATGATCCTGAGGTTCTTACACCTGAAGAACACTTCTACTTCCTCAAGATGGGCCAAAAAAGTAAAAATTATGTGCCTGTTGGAAGACGTGGAATTTACCAGGGAGTGATCTTGAACATGCATTTGCACTGGAAAAAGCACCAAACCCTACAGGTAATTGTGAAGACATTCACACCAGAGGAGGTCAAGGAAATTGCCTCAGAGTTAGCAGTTCTAAGTGGTGGTATTGTGCTCAGCATTGAAGAAGGAAATACAATTATTATGTACAGAGGAAAAAACTATGCACAGCCACCACCCGAGATAATGTCACCAAAGGTTGCACTTCCTAGAAAGAAG GCACTGGACAAATCAAAGTATAGAGATCGCCTCCGAGCTCTTAGGCGGTACATTCCCAGGCTTGAGCAGGAGCTTGAATATCAGCACGCCCTGACGAAGTTAGCTGGAGGCCTTATAGGACAAAGTGCGGCGAAAGACATTGCTTTTATTTCAGACTCTACAAACAGTGTGTCCGTGAATAAAGATTCTTCTAGCTCAGTTTACAACAGAACTGTATCCGAACTCCTGTCAGAAAATGTAGAAAGGTCTGAGAAGTTGGGGGATGAAAATTCTGAGGTTGATGATGATTCAACTTCGGAGTCTATCACATATTCAGAATCCGAGGATCTCTCTGACATGTTTGAGACAGATTCAGAGGAGCAAGCAGAAGATAGCAAGGAGCGCCCTTTGTATCTAGATAGGCTGGATAAGTTTCTCCCAGAAAAAGTCGATAATGAATCAGATGATTTTGAGGAGCATCTGCGGAAGATTGCTTCACTCTCTGACAAGGCAGATTCACCCGCAAAAGAACTGAAAATCTCCGAGCTTGATGAGATCGATAAAATATTCCTAAGAGCTAGTTCATTGCTGAAGAAAAGGTGA